A window of the Nibribacter ruber genome harbors these coding sequences:
- the meaB gene encoding methylmalonyl Co-A mutase-associated GTPase MeaB — protein MPKRFTPEEYAQGVLAGNRVLLSRAITLVESTLPSDQTLAHEVMELVLPHAGKSVRVGITGVPGVGKSTFIEAFGNYLLEQHGKKLAVLAIDPTSQRTGGSILGDKTRMETLAANPSAYIRPSPAGKTLGGVARSTRESILLCEAAGYDVIFVETVGVGQSETAVHEMVDFFLLLMLAGAGDELQGIKKGIMEMADAVAITKADGANLHPATSAQAEYQGALHLFPLGASKWSPRVTVCSAYDKTGLAPLWETVMDYVTLTQENGSFAQRRKDQNLHWLKHSIRQSLEERFYQHPFVQEQWEQMAQQVVQGQKSPFAAAEELLQGTK, from the coding sequence GTGCCCAAAAGATTTACCCCAGAAGAGTACGCCCAGGGCGTGTTGGCCGGTAACCGCGTGTTGCTGAGCAGAGCCATTACGCTGGTAGAAAGCACCCTGCCCTCAGACCAAACTTTGGCCCATGAAGTGATGGAACTGGTATTGCCGCATGCGGGAAAATCTGTCAGGGTGGGTATTACGGGCGTGCCAGGCGTGGGCAAGAGTACGTTTATTGAAGCCTTCGGGAATTACTTATTAGAACAGCACGGCAAGAAACTGGCGGTGCTGGCCATTGATCCCACCAGCCAGCGCACCGGCGGAAGCATCCTGGGAGACAAAACCCGCATGGAGACTTTGGCTGCTAATCCTTCTGCGTACATCAGGCCTTCACCGGCTGGCAAAACTTTAGGCGGCGTTGCCCGCAGCACCCGCGAGAGCATTTTGCTTTGTGAGGCCGCCGGTTATGATGTCATCTTCGTAGAGACCGTGGGCGTGGGCCAGTCTGAAACGGCCGTGCATGAGATGGTAGACTTCTTCCTGCTCTTAATGCTAGCCGGCGCAGGCGATGAACTGCAGGGCATTAAGAAAGGCATCATGGAAATGGCCGATGCCGTGGCCATCACCAAGGCAGATGGCGCCAACCTGCACCCCGCTACCAGCGCGCAGGCAGAATACCAGGGCGCTTTGCACCTCTTCCCGTTGGGCGCTTCTAAATGGAGCCCGCGCGTGACGGTCTGCTCTGCGTATGACAAAACCGGATTAGCCCCGCTCTGGGAAACCGTCATGGATTATGTGACGCTCACCCAAGAAAACGGCTCCTTCGCGCAGAGAAGAAAAGACCAAAACCTGCACTGGCTCAAGCACAGCATCCGGCAGAGTCTGGAGGAGCGTTTTTATCAGCATCCCTTCGTGCAAGAGCAATGGGAACAGATGGCCCAGCAGGTGGTGCAAGGTCAAAAGTCTCCGTTTGCTGCGGCGGAAGAATTGTTGCAAGGCACCAAATAG
- the xerD gene encoding site-specific tyrosine recombinase XerD, with product MNWSTGLKQFQAYLQLEKSLSGNSVEAYLRDVKKLYQYFELTQQKVGPLEVQPIHLHGFLEWINELGMTSHSQARTLSGIRAFFKFLIMEDLLHADPMETIEAPKLQRKLPDTLSYDEIVMLFEAVDVSTPEGTRNKAMLETLYSSGLRVSELIELKLSNLYEDLGFVRVTGKGSKERLVPIGRDALKYIRLYLDGVRRHQTIKKGQEDFIFLNRRGSSLTRVMVFNIIKDLSAKVGMQKSISPHTFRHSFATHLIEGGADLRAVQEMLGHESITTTEIYTHLDRDYLKQVIHEFHPRS from the coding sequence ATGAATTGGTCAACAGGTTTAAAACAGTTTCAAGCATACCTCCAGTTAGAGAAATCGCTTTCGGGCAATTCTGTGGAGGCATACCTGCGCGACGTCAAAAAGCTGTATCAGTATTTTGAACTCACGCAGCAAAAAGTAGGCCCGCTGGAGGTGCAGCCCATCCATTTGCACGGATTCCTGGAATGGATCAACGAGCTGGGCATGACCTCGCACTCGCAGGCCCGCACGCTTTCCGGCATACGGGCATTCTTCAAGTTTCTCATCATGGAAGACCTGCTGCACGCAGACCCCATGGAAACCATTGAGGCCCCCAAACTGCAGCGCAAACTACCAGACACCCTCAGCTATGATGAGATTGTCATGCTCTTTGAGGCCGTAGATGTGAGCACCCCAGAAGGCACCCGCAACAAAGCCATGCTAGAGACGCTCTACAGCTCTGGCCTGCGTGTTTCTGAGTTGATTGAGCTCAAGCTGAGCAATCTCTATGAAGACCTGGGTTTTGTGCGCGTGACGGGTAAAGGCAGCAAAGAGCGCCTGGTGCCTATTGGCCGCGATGCCCTCAAATACATACGCTTGTATCTGGACGGCGTGCGCCGGCACCAGACCATCAAAAAAGGGCAGGAGGACTTCATCTTCCTGAACCGCCGGGGCTCCAGCCTCACCCGCGTCATGGTGTTCAACATCATCAAAGACCTGAGCGCCAAGGTGGGCATGCAGAAAAGCATTAGTCCGCACACGTTCCGGCACTCCTTTGCCACGCACCTCATTGAAGGCGGCGCCGATTTACGGGCCGTGCAGGAAATGCTGGGCCATGAGTCCATCACCACCACTGAGATTTACACCCACCTGGACCGTGACTACCTCAAGCAGGTCATCCACGAGTTCCATCCTAGGAGTTAG
- a CDS encoding MarC family protein, producing MISFSFKEIVSVSLILFAIIDILGSIPIIIQLRQREGVIQSEKATLVAGVLMIVFLFVGDGILKLFGIDFASFAIAGAIIIFLMGMEMVLGIHLFHSNPEVKTGSIVPLAFPLIVGAGTMTTLLSLRSAYALPNVLVGILLNLIFVYLVLKSSNWLERKLGQNGTEVLRKVFGVILLAIAIKLFKTNVTF from the coding sequence ATGATCAGCTTCAGCTTTAAAGAGATTGTTTCTGTTAGCCTCATTCTGTTTGCCATCATAGATATTCTGGGCTCTATTCCCATCATCATTCAGTTGCGTCAGCGCGAAGGCGTGATTCAGTCTGAGAAGGCGACGCTGGTGGCAGGCGTGCTCATGATTGTGTTCCTGTTTGTGGGCGATGGTATTTTAAAACTCTTCGGGATTGACTTTGCCTCGTTTGCCATTGCCGGGGCCATCATCATCTTCTTGATGGGTATGGAAATGGTATTGGGCATACACCTGTTTCACTCCAACCCCGAGGTAAAAACCGGTTCCATCGTGCCCCTGGCCTTTCCGCTAATTGTGGGGGCCGGAACCATGACCACCTTGCTTTCTTTGCGTTCTGCCTATGCGCTGCCCAATGTGCTGGTGGGCATTCTATTGAACCTCATCTTTGTCTATCTGGTACTCAAGAGTTCTAACTGGCTGGAGCGCAAGCTGGGCCAGAACGGCACCGAGGTGCTGCGCAAGGTTTTTGGCGTCATTCTGCTGGCCATTGCCATCAAGCTCTTCAAGACCAACGTCACGTTCTAA
- a CDS encoding type II 3-dehydroquinate dehydratase: MKILILNGPNLNLLGKREKSIYGSRSFEDYFEKDLLPAFPDLELEYFQSNVEGILIDKLQEVGYHYQGIVFNAGAYTHTSLALMDTIAAIETPVVEVHISNVYAREAARHVTYIGGRAVGSISGFGLESYRLALQYFERLKPSKVGFNYKKA; the protein is encoded by the coding sequence ATGAAGATATTGATATTAAATGGCCCCAACCTCAACCTGCTGGGCAAGCGTGAGAAAAGCATTTACGGCTCCCGTTCCTTTGAAGACTATTTTGAAAAAGACCTGTTGCCGGCCTTCCCAGACTTGGAGCTGGAGTACTTTCAGTCTAATGTGGAGGGGATACTCATAGACAAATTACAGGAGGTAGGCTATCATTACCAGGGCATCGTCTTTAATGCGGGCGCTTATACGCACACGTCGCTGGCTTTAATGGACACCATTGCCGCCATTGAGACGCCCGTGGTGGAGGTGCACATCTCCAATGTGTATGCGAGAGAGGCCGCCCGCCACGTCACCTACATTGGCGGAAGAGCCGTGGGCAGCATCAGTGGGTTTGGTCTTGAAAGTTATCGGCTTGCCTTACAATACTTTGAACGTCTGAAGCCCTCTAAAGTGGGATTTAATTACAAGAAGGCGTAA
- a CDS encoding DUF1801 domain-containing protein, translating into MESLVFSPQVTAYVQQQESELQPLLQRMRQFVLQAAPQVEERFIYKCPFYYYLGQMCYMSTTKTGSVYLGFVKGLHLSNDQGLFAEADTKQIRKVFFRPGLPFPEAALRELLQEAILYNELKPSQQIQCKRRALTQ; encoded by the coding sequence ATGGAATCTCTGGTGTTTTCTCCGCAGGTTACGGCCTATGTACAGCAACAGGAAAGTGAATTGCAGCCTTTGCTACAACGCATGAGGCAATTTGTTCTGCAGGCGGCCCCGCAGGTAGAAGAACGTTTCATTTACAAGTGCCCTTTCTATTATTACCTGGGCCAAATGTGCTACATGAGTACCACCAAAACCGGGTCCGTTTACCTGGGTTTTGTGAAGGGATTGCATCTCAGCAATGACCAAGGTCTCTTCGCGGAGGCAGATACCAAGCAAATCAGGAAGGTGTTTTTCCGTCCAGGTCTGCCCTTCCCCGAGGCCGCTTTGCGGGAATTACTGCAGGAAGCCATTCTGTACAACGAGTTGAAACCTTCGCAACAAATCCAATGCAAACGCCGGGCGCTGACTCAGTAG
- a CDS encoding aminotransferase class V-fold PLP-dependent enzyme — translation MLNFYPGPSKVYPQVRDYLTMAYDEGILSIPHRSERFVLMMRDLVGLLRKKLNIPQDYYLFFTSSATECWEIISQSLTPTKSLHLYNGAFGEKWYQYAKRLRPDCYGQAFDVNELLDVPNIPVEDDTDLICVTQTETSNGTQVSMETLLKLQNQFKDPLLAVDATSSMAGLNLKFIRADIWFASVQKCFGLPAGLSVLVCSPRTLQRAKALNDRRHYNSLVFLYEKMLNYQTGHTPNVLDLYLMRQTLEQLPLIKQVDQHLVKRAHDLYAFFEEMPGDVRLLVENPEVRSQTVLTLSAPDKKVQELKRVAQTHGITLGNGYGTWAKNTFRIANFPAIEDSEYDTLKDFFGKLYI, via the coding sequence ATGCTCAATTTTTATCCTGGGCCTTCTAAAGTTTATCCGCAGGTGCGGGACTATCTCACCATGGCCTATGATGAGGGCATTCTCAGCATTCCGCACCGCAGCGAGCGTTTTGTGCTCATGATGCGCGACCTGGTGGGTCTGCTCAGGAAGAAGCTCAACATTCCCCAGGACTATTACCTGTTCTTCACCTCCTCGGCCACGGAGTGCTGGGAAATCATTTCGCAGAGCCTCACGCCCACCAAAAGCCTGCATTTGTACAACGGCGCGTTTGGAGAGAAGTGGTACCAGTACGCCAAGCGGCTTCGGCCCGACTGCTACGGCCAGGCGTTTGACGTGAACGAATTGCTGGACGTACCCAACATTCCGGTGGAGGATGACACGGATCTAATCTGCGTCACCCAGACTGAAACCTCCAACGGCACGCAGGTGAGCATGGAGACGCTCTTGAAACTACAGAACCAGTTCAAAGACCCTTTGCTGGCCGTGGATGCCACCTCCAGTATGGCGGGTCTGAACTTGAAGTTTATACGCGCGGATATCTGGTTTGCCTCTGTGCAGAAGTGTTTTGGGTTGCCCGCGGGCTTGAGCGTGTTGGTCTGCTCACCAAGAACCTTGCAACGTGCCAAGGCCCTCAATGACCGCAGGCACTACAACAGCCTGGTGTTTTTGTACGAGAAGATGCTCAACTACCAGACTGGCCATACCCCCAATGTGCTGGACTTGTATCTCATGCGCCAGACGCTGGAGCAACTGCCCCTCATCAAGCAGGTAGACCAGCACCTGGTTAAACGCGCGCATGACCTGTACGCCTTTTTTGAAGAAATGCCCGGCGATGTGCGCCTGCTGGTAGAAAACCCCGAGGTCCGTTCCCAAACCGTTCTCACCTTATCTGCCCCTGACAAGAAAGTGCAGGAACTCAAACGCGTGGCCCAAACGCATGGCATCACGCTAGGCAACGGCTACGGAACCTGGGCCAAGAACACCTTCAGAATCGCCAACTTTCCGGCTATTGAAGACAGCGAGTATGACACCTTGAAAGACTTCTTCGGAAAGCTTTATATTTAG
- a CDS encoding REP-associated tyrosine transposase, translated as MSTKYKTSNPEGIYFLSMATVEWVDVFTRREYCQIVLDSLKFCIEQKGLVLHAWVIMPNHLHLIASAAEGKLLSHILRDFKKFTAIKLLTAIQENPQESRKNWLQWIFESNGKRNPNNDHQQFWQQNSHPIELDSNFLMEQKLEYLHHNPVKAGFVEEPTHWRYSSAGDYEGGKGLLPLVLIG; from the coding sequence ATGAGCACCAAGTACAAAACTTCTAATCCAGAGGGGATATACTTTCTAAGCATGGCTACCGTGGAATGGGTAGACGTCTTTACCAGGCGGGAGTATTGTCAGATAGTCCTTGATAGCCTCAAGTTTTGTATAGAGCAGAAAGGTCTTGTGCTGCACGCTTGGGTCATCATGCCTAATCACCTACATCTGATTGCCTCAGCGGCCGAAGGAAAGCTTCTGTCACATATTCTCAGAGACTTCAAGAAATTTACGGCCATTAAGCTTCTTACCGCTATCCAAGAAAACCCGCAAGAAAGTAGGAAAAATTGGTTGCAATGGATTTTTGAAAGCAATGGGAAGCGCAATCCAAACAACGACCATCAGCAGTTTTGGCAACAGAACAGCCATCCCATAGAATTAGATTCTAATTTCCTGATGGAGCAGAAGTTGGAGTATCTGCATCATAATCCTGTAAAAGCTGGATTTGTAGAGGAACCTACGCATTGGCGGTATAGTAGTGCAGGTGATTACGAAGGCGGTAAAGGGTTGCTGCCTTTAGTTCTGATTGGCTAA
- a CDS encoding YncE family protein produces MKTLKTYFLLGTFCLLSGVTWAQKEATFWYFGRNAALSFADGTPKAVKPGNLFSEEGSATASDARGNLLFYSNGMRVWNRNGELMANGDELKGHESSTQAALILPKPGSSSTYYLFTTDFQGMSNGLQYHLVDMSKNGGLGEVITKNNLIFAPVAEKLTAVRHENGRDYWIITHRWNSSAFYAYLLTANGLTFTPVESRLGSMSAGDDGAAIGYLKASPAGDKLAMATWATVNKLELFDFDRATGVVSNALDLGRFDEAYGVEFSSDGSKLYGAKNGLSGGEARIFQFNLEAGNAEAIKLSGQQVAKSMSRKIGALQLGPDGRIYVARSGNNWLGVIQEPNKLGKDCNYKDAGVSLGNQKSELGLPNFPGFYFQNILPTTGQVVQKQ; encoded by the coding sequence ATGAAGACTTTAAAGACGTATTTCCTGCTTGGCACCTTCTGCCTTTTGTCTGGGGTGACCTGGGCGCAGAAGGAGGCAACTTTCTGGTACTTCGGTAGAAATGCCGCGCTCTCATTTGCAGATGGTACGCCCAAAGCCGTGAAACCAGGAAACCTCTTCAGTGAGGAAGGCAGCGCTACGGCCTCAGACGCCCGCGGCAACCTCTTGTTTTACAGCAACGGCATGCGCGTCTGGAACCGCAACGGCGAGTTGATGGCCAACGGCGATGAGCTCAAAGGCCACGAGTCTTCTACCCAGGCTGCCCTCATCCTGCCCAAACCGGGTTCCTCTTCTACCTACTACCTCTTCACCACAGACTTTCAGGGCATGAGCAACGGCTTGCAATACCATTTGGTAGACATGAGCAAGAACGGCGGCCTGGGCGAAGTCATCACCAAGAACAACCTCATTTTTGCCCCTGTGGCCGAGAAACTGACCGCCGTGCGCCATGAAAACGGCCGCGACTACTGGATCATCACGCACCGTTGGAACAGCAGTGCCTTCTACGCTTACCTGCTCACCGCCAACGGCCTCACCTTCACGCCGGTAGAAAGCCGTTTGGGCAGTATGTCTGCCGGCGATGACGGTGCCGCCATTGGCTACCTGAAAGCCTCGCCGGCGGGTGATAAACTGGCCATGGCCACCTGGGCCACCGTGAACAAGCTGGAACTCTTTGATTTTGACCGGGCCACCGGCGTAGTGTCCAACGCCTTAGACTTAGGCCGTTTTGACGAAGCCTACGGCGTAGAGTTCTCCTCTGACGGCTCTAAACTGTACGGCGCTAAAAACGGATTGTCAGGGGGCGAGGCGCGCATCTTCCAGTTTAACCTGGAGGCCGGAAACGCCGAAGCCATCAAGCTGTCTGGCCAGCAAGTCGCCAAAAGCATGAGCCGCAAAATTGGCGCCCTGCAACTGGGCCCAGATGGACGCATCTACGTGGCGCGCAGCGGAAACAACTGGCTGGGCGTTATCCAGGAACCTAACAAACTAGGCAAGGACTGCAACTACAAAGACGCCGGCGTGAGCCTGGGCAACCAAAAAAGCGAGTTGGGCCTTCCTAACTTCCCGGGTTTCTATTTTCAAAACATCTTACCTACCACCGGCCAGGTAGTCCAGAAACAATAG
- a CDS encoding STAS/SEC14 domain-containing protein — translation MKKELTNALGRVFLTVEYDEKANWVYNNWIGYQSYESIVAGANACAEILQQHNCSFLLNDNRQIIGPWNHAVEWIATDWTPRAIAAGLRYFAHVVDADSLAKLSSEEMKQTADGFAMQIFGDIEEATAWLKSHQLEYEQS, via the coding sequence ATGAAGAAAGAACTCACAAATGCCTTAGGACGGGTTTTTCTCACTGTTGAATATGATGAGAAAGCCAACTGGGTCTATAACAACTGGATAGGCTACCAGTCCTATGAAAGTATTGTGGCGGGGGCCAACGCCTGCGCCGAAATCCTCCAGCAACATAACTGCTCCTTCCTGCTCAACGACAACCGTCAGATCATTGGCCCCTGGAACCACGCCGTGGAATGGATTGCCACCGACTGGACGCCCAGAGCCATTGCCGCCGGCCTTCGGTACTTCGCTCATGTGGTAGACGCAGATTCCCTGGCCAAACTGTCCAGCGAGGAAATGAAACAAACCGCAGACGGATTTGCGATGCAGATTTTTGGCGACATAGAAGAGGCCACCGCCTGGCTTAAGTCCCACCAACTGGAATACGAACAATCATAA
- a CDS encoding transglutaminase domain-containing protein: protein MQSHSSLLRRWTAVFLLLVYLLPALPALAAPAASPLAEAWLKFHENKRTEARELFKKATQDSATKAEAHLGLSLLASLDKTSPEAFDEFQQFFKASSNPYPYVYALWSSPSIIDETGKKSVAQVAFLKQLITDAKADGTIKALAYGALGDHYMSSNQMSTAQQMFAQIGALDKWQVVGEFENMSSSGFSKDFGPLQNAQPAATFINKHGAPVSWFVLPATRNNKWVDFTYHFYASDATVFAQTFVNSPKEQTAQLRLGVSGSIKAWVNDRLVFADDMERNNDLDTYITPVTLKQGFNRVLVQVGESYAGRSNFLARLTDDKGQPLANVTTTAATQAYTKDAGTMPAALPLPYEEFFQAQIKQDPKQVLPYLLLGQTYLRNDKTAEARRVYRQVQKMVPANTYLTMRQIEAYQREENRTSLATALEWLKEHDPELPFSLDLLYEEEIEKENYTQALALVDQMERQQGQTETTLSKRIQVLSKKQEYNDVIKLAEQGYQKYPQNGNFIELKYTIEKNVNKSQANAANVLKKFLKDNRNLAASQKLASLYFDKGSIADGIKLYQQYIQEEPISVGVQHTLGNIYSQAQNYKMAEDSYRKTLAIAPYIGTYWADLAKTLKAQEKKAEAMQAFQKAVQLDPTDYESLRDLRQLENKKEIFSYFPQNDVYALIKKAPNAAAFPEDNSLILLDDVQKVVYKGGASEEKRTMVVKVFNQQGVEHWKEYGVSYHNMQRFVVEKAEVVKQNGSKVPAESNDDQLVFTNLEPGDAIHISYKLENHLKGKLAPHFWDRQFFSHFLPYQTTRYSLLVDPELKFQHKMTQSPLEPKVQSADEFKLYVWEQKDHPGLKSEDKMPVLADVGQTLYLSSFPDWKFISNWYADLASSKARPDFEVKEAVEELFAGKKNLTPIQKAKAIYEYITTNITYSSISFRQSGLIPQKPADVLNTKIGDCKDVSTLFVAMCREAGVPAQLVLVNTRDNGLYDLTLPSIDFNHCIAKVTLPGKETYVELTSNFLPFGTFHQSMLKSGILEIDDEKTPVTRTLTQLNPGNRPLNIIDRKATVKLVGNNMTVDESYYRTGALAADAKQRYRDASQKEREKMIHEAYGSVLTGFKLTNLSFTGLEGTQDTVKSKIAYQSTDQVTQVGGLSLFSLPWFNKASAQDFTFNDTRTAPVDLSQSLYADHDRATITMTLPDKKVLAELPQPVKLSCPVAEYSLTFKKVNNQLVFTRELRFTKDIIEPQQMAAFQEFYKKVIAADAKQLALK from the coding sequence ATGCAATCGCATTCTTCCCTTCTTCGCCGGTGGACCGCCGTGTTTCTGCTGTTGGTCTATCTGCTTCCGGCCTTGCCTGCCCTGGCGGCTCCGGCTGCCTCTCCCTTAGCGGAGGCTTGGCTTAAGTTCCATGAAAACAAGCGTACCGAGGCCCGGGAGCTTTTCAAAAAAGCCACCCAGGACAGCGCTACCAAAGCAGAAGCCCATCTGGGCCTGTCGTTGCTGGCCTCTCTTGATAAAACCTCTCCCGAGGCCTTTGACGAATTCCAGCAGTTCTTCAAGGCTTCCAGCAATCCTTATCCATATGTGTATGCGCTGTGGTCTTCGCCTTCCATCATAGATGAGACGGGCAAGAAAAGTGTAGCGCAGGTGGCTTTCCTGAAGCAGCTCATCACGGACGCTAAGGCAGACGGCACCATTAAAGCCCTGGCTTACGGCGCCCTGGGCGACCACTACATGAGCAGCAACCAGATGAGCACCGCCCAGCAGATGTTCGCGCAGATTGGCGCATTGGACAAGTGGCAGGTAGTAGGCGAGTTTGAGAACATGTCCAGCAGTGGCTTTAGCAAGGACTTCGGGCCATTGCAGAACGCCCAGCCGGCGGCCACGTTCATCAACAAGCACGGCGCTCCGGTATCTTGGTTTGTGCTGCCTGCCACCCGCAACAACAAATGGGTAGACTTTACCTATCACTTCTACGCCAGTGATGCCACCGTTTTTGCGCAGACCTTTGTCAACAGCCCCAAAGAACAGACGGCTCAATTGCGTCTGGGGGTTTCTGGCTCCATCAAGGCCTGGGTGAATGACCGTCTGGTGTTTGCCGATGACATGGAACGCAACAATGACCTGGACACCTACATTACGCCTGTCACCTTGAAACAAGGCTTCAACCGCGTCCTGGTTCAGGTGGGTGAAAGCTACGCCGGTCGTTCCAACTTCCTGGCGCGCCTTACAGATGACAAGGGCCAGCCGTTGGCAAATGTAACCACTACGGCCGCCACGCAGGCGTACACCAAAGATGCCGGCACTATGCCCGCGGCCCTGCCTCTGCCCTATGAAGAATTCTTCCAAGCGCAGATCAAACAAGATCCTAAGCAAGTGTTGCCGTACCTGCTGCTGGGCCAGACCTACCTGCGCAATGACAAAACCGCCGAGGCCCGCCGCGTCTACCGCCAAGTGCAGAAAATGGTACCGGCCAACACCTACCTTACCATGCGCCAGATAGAAGCCTACCAGCGCGAAGAAAACCGCACCTCTCTGGCCACCGCCCTGGAATGGCTCAAAGAGCATGACCCAGAATTGCCTTTCTCCCTGGATCTGCTCTATGAAGAAGAGATAGAAAAAGAGAACTACACGCAAGCCCTGGCCCTGGTAGACCAAATGGAACGCCAGCAGGGACAGACAGAGACCACCTTGTCTAAACGCATTCAGGTGCTGTCTAAAAAGCAGGAGTACAATGACGTGATCAAACTAGCCGAGCAGGGGTACCAGAAGTATCCGCAGAACGGTAATTTCATTGAGCTCAAGTACACCATTGAGAAGAACGTGAACAAGAGCCAGGCCAACGCCGCCAACGTGCTCAAGAAGTTCCTGAAAGACAACCGCAACCTGGCCGCCTCTCAGAAACTGGCTTCGCTTTACTTTGACAAAGGCTCTATTGCAGACGGTATCAAGCTGTACCAGCAGTATATTCAGGAAGAGCCTATTTCTGTGGGTGTGCAGCATACCTTGGGTAACATCTACTCGCAGGCCCAGAACTACAAAATGGCCGAGGATTCTTACCGCAAGACCCTGGCCATTGCCCCGTACATTGGTACCTACTGGGCAGACCTGGCCAAGACCCTGAAAGCCCAGGAGAAGAAAGCCGAAGCCATGCAGGCCTTCCAGAAGGCGGTGCAGCTGGACCCTACGGATTATGAAAGCTTGAGAGACCTGCGCCAACTGGAGAATAAAAAGGAAATCTTCAGCTACTTCCCGCAGAATGACGTGTACGCCTTGATCAAGAAAGCCCCTAACGCCGCGGCCTTCCCAGAAGACAACAGCTTGATTTTGCTGGACGATGTGCAGAAAGTGGTTTACAAAGGCGGCGCCTCTGAAGAGAAGCGCACCATGGTGGTGAAAGTCTTCAACCAGCAGGGCGTGGAGCACTGGAAAGAATACGGCGTGTCCTACCACAACATGCAGCGCTTTGTAGTGGAGAAGGCCGAGGTAGTGAAGCAGAACGGCAGCAAAGTACCCGCTGAGAGCAACGACGACCAACTGGTGTTCACCAACTTGGAGCCCGGCGATGCCATTCACATCAGCTACAAACTAGAGAACCACCTGAAAGGCAAACTGGCCCCGCACTTCTGGGACCGTCAGTTCTTCAGCCATTTCTTGCCGTACCAAACCACGCGGTACAGCCTGTTGGTAGACCCAGAGCTCAAGTTCCAGCACAAGATGACGCAATCTCCCCTGGAGCCCAAGGTACAGTCCGCTGACGAGTTCAAGCTGTACGTTTGGGAGCAGAAAGACCACCCCGGCCTGAAGAGCGAAGACAAAATGCCGGTCTTGGCAGACGTAGGACAAACCTTGTACCTGTCTTCTTTCCCAGACTGGAAATTCATCTCTAACTGGTACGCAGACCTGGCCTCGTCCAAGGCCCGCCCAGATTTTGAGGTGAAAGAAGCCGTAGAAGAACTGTTTGCCGGTAAAAAGAACCTCACGCCTATCCAGAAGGCCAAGGCCATCTATGAGTACATCACCACCAACATCACCTACAGCTCCATCTCCTTCAGACAAAGCGGTTTGATTCCGCAGAAGCCTGCAGATGTGTTGAACACCAAGATTGGCGATTGCAAGGACGTGTCTACCCTGTTTGTGGCCATGTGCCGCGAGGCCGGCGTGCCCGCCCAGTTGGTACTGGTGAACACCCGTGACAACGGTTTGTATGACCTCACTTTGCCGTCCATTGACTTTAACCACTGCATTGCCAAGGTGACCTTGCCCGGCAAAGAGACCTACGTGGAGTTGACGTCTAACTTCCTGCCGTTTGGCACATTCCACCAGAGCATGCTCAAGTCGGGCATCTTGGAGATTGACGATGAGAAAACGCCTGTTACCCGCACGCTTACGCAGTTAAACCCGGGCAACCGTCCGTTGAACATCATTGACCGCAAGGCTACCGTGAAACTGGTAGGCAACAACATGACCGTAGACGAAAGCTATTACAGAACCGGGGCTCTGGCCGCCGATGCCAAGCAACGCTACCGTGATGCCAGCCAGAAAGAGCGCGAAAAGATGATTCATGAGGCCTACGGCTCCGTGCTGACCGGCTTTAAGCTGACCAACCTATCCTTCACCGGACTGGAAGGCACGCAGGACACCGTGAAAAGCAAAATAGCCTATCAGTCTACAGACCAGGTGACGCAGGTGGGTGGCTTGTCTTTGTTCTCATTGCCGTGGTTCAACAAGGCGTCTGCCCAGGACTTCACGTTCAATGACACCCGCACCGCGCCGGTAGACTTGTCTCAGTCTCTGTACGCAGACCATGACCGGGCCACCATCACCATGACCCTGCCAGACAAGAAAGTGTTAGCTGAACTGCCCCAGCCCGTAAAGCTGAGCTGTCCGGTGGCCGAGTATTCATTGACCTTCAAGAAGGTGAACAACCAATTGGTATTCACCAGAGAGTTACGCTTCACGAAGGACATTATTGAGCCTCAGCAGATGGCTGCCTTCCAGGAGTTTTACAAGAAAGTGATTGCCGCAGACGCTAAACAACTAGCCCTCAAGTAA